From the genome of uncultured Methanobacterium sp.:
TGGTGAAAGAGCAGTGCGATATCATATGCGCATCTTAGATGAAAAGGGTTTCACTGAGAGAATAGGATATGCGGGAAGACGAATAACACCCGAAGGTATTAAAGAACTCGAAAAAGGCCTTATCTACGATCAGGTTGATTTTATTTTCGCTAAATTTGAAGATATGATGTACCAGACCACCTTGAATCCTACAACCGGGTTGGGTAAGGTGGTGGTAAACTCCTCAACATTCCAGTACGATGAAAAAGTAATGGAAATCATCAAAAACAGCTTCAATCAAGGGCTGGCAGTAAGTCCTCACGTTAAGATAACCGAACCCTCCTCAGAAGATGATGGAAACATGATGGTGATGGAAACCATCTGCGGAACCACCATCGATGGTATGATACTTAAAGCAGGTATTCCCGTGGTCCCCAAGTTTGGAGGACTGGTGGAGGTAATAGATCACGTTCCCAAAACATTTACCGAACTTATCGCTTATAAAAAGACTTCCATGACCCCACTGGAAGCCTTCACTGACAAGGAAATGACTTCTGTTTTAAAATTAGCAGAGTCAGGTAGTGGAAATATTCCTGCCAATTTTAGACTGATACCAGCCACCGCCCGTGATGAAGCCATTAAACTTTTCAAAAACCTCCAGAAAATAGGAGTATCCGGGCTTTTGAAGATTGGTAAACCCGGTGAATCAATTTTGGGCATTCCCGTGGATAAAGACATGGTGGGTATTGCAGTAATTGGTGGTATTTCACCTTTATGCGCTGCTAAAGAAGCAGGGTATGATGTTGATATCAAAATGGCTGAAAACACCGTTGAATTCTCAGAAATGGAACGGGTAGCCACCCCCAAAAATGTGATCAAAAAAGCAGGTGCTGAACAGGGTGAAAAGGTTAAATTCCTTCTTTCCAAGGCATGGAACCTTATACATCAGGTGGATTTTGACCCGGAAAGCCTTAAAGGACAGGTAATTGTGAACGTTTCCTACCTGAAGGATGAAGACCTGGAAGAAGGGCTCAAAATATTTGATAAAATCATGGCATCCCGTCCAGAGTACTGTACCAGTAAATACTTCCAGATCATTCCTGGACCCGATGGGAAGAAAGGTCTGGCCACAGTTTGCAGTCTCACCATCGATGGTATACTGACCAAGAATGGTATTGCCTCCACACCACAGTACGGTGGTATCCTAGAAACTGAAGGAAAATCCCCACGCTTCATTGAACTAACAGCCTACAATGGATCATCCCTTGATCCCCACGAAATATACCTATCAAAGGGATTAACCTCAGTTAATAAGTCTCTGAAAAAGGGTGGGAGAATTTTAGCCAGTTTAAGGGAAATTCCCTATGTTGCTCGGCCAGAAACCCTGGACGTGCTGGATGAAACAGAAGAAGCTGGTTTTTCCATCCTGAAAGTAGGTAAACCAAGTGAACTGGTCTACAACGCCAAGGTAGATCGTTACCATGTGGGAATAGTTGCACCCGGTGGTTTGAATCCCATAGCTGCCATAAAAGAAGCAGGGATATCTATAGAAGCCAAGGCAGTGGAAATGTTAATGGATATAAGCAAGATGGAAGAGTTTTAAGTTCGAACCACTCCATCTTTAAATCTCTTTTTAATATGTTTTTTCTGATTTCTATAATAGATATTTTATATTCCATTTGGCAGAAATAGGAATCAATTTGTAGAACTAGGAAAATCAACAGGCAGATTAAGGTAACTGGCCGAAAAAAATGTAATTATAAGGGTTAAGGAGTTCATGTTTTAACCCAGTTTACCCTATTCTACAAATCGTTTATCAGACTTTTTATCCTTAGCTTCGTGGTGTTTATCCTCGAACCATCCTATAGATATATATTCTCCTTCATCCCTGTCAAAATGAGGAATATATGGCTTTATATCCAGAAGGGGAGTTCCATCAACCACATCCACATTACTGATGTGTAAAGTAGACCCTTCAATCTTTTCCAAACGGACCACTGAAATTCCAATGGGGTTTGGCCTTTTAGGAGCTCTTGTAGCAAATATTCCCCTTTTTACTGTATCCAGGAACGGTTTTACCTCCAGAGAATGACCATTGCATAGATGAAAGTGGTAGATAAGCAGGATGTGTGAAAATCCATCCAGATCTTTTAAACCAGTTTCATACTCTTTTTCAAGTTCTATTGTTCCTTTAACTCCTCTGGCACCAACAGGTTGTATTGGCATTCCATGAAGTTCTTTAAAGGGAGAATGTATAATTCCAATTGGATTGTACTGTACTTGATTCATTGTTTATCACCGTAATACAAAATAGTGGAAAATGCCGAGATGTAATAGTTTACATTAAAAAAATATTTTAATCATCTAATATATAAAATAACATGCTTGAGTAAACTGGATTGAACGAAAAATGGAGATGTTAAACCATGAAAATAAGTGCCAGGAACACTATTAAAGGCAAAGTAGAGGGTGTGGAAGTAGGAGCAGTAATGGCTAGCGTCAAAATAAAAATAGAAGCTCCAGATGTTATCACAGCAATAATCACCAAAGAATCCGTCAAAGATCTGGATATTAAAGACGGGGACGAAGTTGTTGCTATTGTTAAATCCACTGAAGTAATGGTTGGCAAAAAATAAACTCTATTACTACTTCTTTTTTTATTTTTTTAAAAACTCATGGTTTAAAACCAACAATCCAATCCATTATAATTTCATCACACTTCGCTTTTTAAATGACCATAGAACTTTTTTAAAGGTTTTAATGATTATTAATTTTTTTTACAATTCCATTAAATTCGATATGTTTATATGTCCATATCGCATAATTATAGCATCAATCATTAAGTGAGGGTGATAATTATGCCAGTAGTTATAGACGACGATAAATGTGGAAAGATCGAAAACTGCCCAGGAGAAGGCCTGTGCATCAAACTATGTGAACAGGGAGCCCTAGTGGAAGAAAATGGGGAACTAGTTCTGTACCCGGATAAATGTGATGACTGTGACTTGTGTATCACCAACTGCCCTAACCAGGCCATATCCAAAGCTTAAATATTAATATATAGGGGAATGGTATTTATGAGCGCGGTAGAAAGAAATGGGAACGACAAACGTTCTCTGGATTACATCAGTGACAAATGTGTGGGATGCGGTATATGCACCAGCATCTGCCCCACAGAATCCTTAAGGCTGGGCCCAGTGCTGCCCATAGCCAGAGGACTGGTGGACATGGATTACGTGAATGTTAACAAGAACAGCTGTGTTTTATGCGGTTTATGCGCATCAGCCTGTCCTTTCGAAGCATTCGAGTTCAAGATCAACGATGAAAACATCAAAGATCTGGAGGCCTATCCTCAATGGAACCACTCGGCCTACATTGACAATGAAGAGTGTTTATATTGTAAGGCATGTGAAACTGCTTGCCCTCAGGATGCCATAACCATAAAACGTGAACTGCCTAAACGTTCCAACCTGGTCGTAGGTGAAATCGATATAAACAAGGATGAGTGTATTTACTGTGGTATATGTGAAGAGATGTGCCCACCACAGGCCATAAACATGACTGTCAAGGAACAAATGGAACGTGACATCGAAGTGGATGAAGATAAATGTGTTTACTGTCTGGTGTGTAAGCGTGCCTGCCCAGTTGATGCTATAAAAGCAGCATGTACTTCCTGTTCATATGGAGAGTATGAAATAGACCCAGAAGATGCTAAAATCAAAGGAAGGGCCATCCTGCAGGAAGATAAATGTGTTAACTGCGGTTGGTGCCAGGAAATCTGCCCGGTTGATGCTGCTAAAGTCATCAAACCATTTGAAGGCGAAATTTCCGTTAACATAGAAGAATGTAAAGGTGAATCCTGCCATGCCTGTGTGGACGTCTGCCCCTGTAATGCAGCAAGTATTGTGGATGATAAATCCTCCATTGAAGAGAAATTCTGTATTCTCTGTGGTGCCTGCAGTAATGTGTGCCCACAAAAATGTATCACCATAAAACGGGACAAGATGAACCTGGAAAACATCCGTTCCAAATCCTGGCAGAATAAGTTGTCCGGATTGATGGAAGGGAAATAATTTTTATCTCTTCCTCCTTTCTTTTTTTTGAATTATTTAGCAGAATTACCATGATTACTGAAATTTAATATTCTAAATAAACACAAATTTTCAGTTGATCTGGATGAAAAAATACATTTTCTGAATAATTCCTAGAAAAATAAATCTACTTTAACCAATCCAATTTAAAATACACTCTTTTGATAATCGGATAAGAAAAATATAATTAAAATGAACGTATTTATTAAAACCAGAATCTTTCCATTACCGGGACTTTTAAAAAATTCCTTTCCAGAGCCAGATTCGAAGTTTCCTTTTCAAGGGTGCCCTGATCAATTCGCCTGTTTAAAAAACTATCAATTTTTTGATACTCTTCCAGAATTTTTTTGCCATTCTCAGTCAGTTTACTCATACCCCCACCACCTTTTCCTCCCAGCTGGGTTAGAACAACAGAGTTATCCAGATCATTTTCCAAATTTTTAATGTAATTCAGGGCGCTTCTATAAGATATTTTTGCTTTTTGTGACGCCTGTTTTATGGATCCATAATCATTGATACATTTTAAAAGGTTATATTTCTTTTTATTCAAAAAAACTAATTTAGAATCAATTTTTAACGGATACTGGGGACTATTCCTTTTATTTGTCAAAATAACTCCTCACTATAATGAATTCCTGAAACAAAATAACAGAAACTACACCCATAGACTCACATGAACGTAGCTTCTTAAAGAATTCTTTTTAAATTATTAGATAGTATTACTTTAAAAGTTATAAGTTTAACTATATAAACTTTTTTATCACACGACCCCCTAACTTAAAACAATCCAGCAATAAATAATAACCCTAAAATGATATTTTAACCAAAATCAGAAATTTAGAAACTTCCATGAAGATATAAGTGTTTTATACTCTTTTTAAGTTTATTGAATAGTTTATAGTAAATATTTTATGAATATTACGCACTACTACAAGTTTCAGATAAAATCAGCTATCATCATCATGAAAATGATGATAATCCCCTATAAAACCTTTACGCCTATCCCTCAAGACGACATGTTTATATGTACTTATCGTTAACTGTAGCAATGTGAGGTGGAAATAATGAGCAAATACCAAACCCTCCTAGAAAAAGTACGGGATTTACATGGCGAATTCTGTCCAGGTATTGTTTTAGGAACCCGAATGTGTATGTTAGCCATGGAACGACTTGAAATGAATCCAGATACTGGTAATGAAGATCTGGTGGTATATGTGGAAATAGACCGTTGCCTCCCTGATGCTATACAGGCCATCACTGGATGCAGTCTGGGTAATCGCAGGCTGAAATACAGTGATTACGGTAAATTCATCGCCACCTTTGTGGATATTTCCAGTGGCAAAGCAGTTCGAGTTTCAGCCCTTGATGATAAAATTGATTCAAGCCAGGGCTTCTGGACCTGGCTTGAAAATATTCTGATTTCAACCAAACCCGGAAATTTAACCCCTGAAAAGGAAGAAATAGAATTTGCAGCCCATAGAATATATGATATACCTGATGAAGAGCTTCTCCTCCTGGAGGATGTTCATCTGGAAATACCTGAAAACGATATGCCTGGCTTTCCTGAGCATGTGGCTGTGTGTTCAACTTGTGGAGAACACGTAGTGGATTTTAAAGAGTTTAACGTGGATGGTAGAACTATCTGCAGATCATGCACCGAAAAAAGCGTTAAATTGGTGGTTAATCAAGCTTATTCAAACATTTTAAATTCTGAAGTGAAAAGTTGATAAATTAAAAAAATAACGAATTGTATGAGAACAATTATCCATTTGTAAAATCAGTTTAAATACGATTTGAAAATCTTTGAAATTTATTATTATTCGTTTATAACCTAAAAAATCAATTAAAAGTTTTTAAAAATAATTTAAATTATTATTTAAATGATATAAACATTTATATTCATTAAAGTTATACAAAAAACGAATTATTTATACTTTCATATCGAATAATAAAATGGAATCAAAGCAGGAGGTAAAGGGTATAAAAAACCATACAAAAACAAGTAAAAATAGCAATGAAGTAGATTGGAATGATTTATGGAATCAATCCTTGAAAAATTTGCCTAAAAAAAATAATCCTGAGTCTTGGGACAATATTGCCCCTAAATTCAGTCAGTGGATGGAAAAAGATGATTATCCAAAAAAGATCTTGAGCAGGATAATAATCCATCCGAATGATAGTGTTTTAGATATCGGTTGCGGTAGTGGTGCTATAACCATTCCTCTGGCCCAAAATGCCAAAACAGTTATTGCAATGGATATTTCTGGCAAAATGTTGGAAATACTAACAGAACAAGCTGAAAAATCAGGCCTTGAAAATATAAACACCCTGAATAAACGTAT
Proteins encoded in this window:
- a CDS encoding FmdE family protein, whose product is MSKYQTLLEKVRDLHGEFCPGIVLGTRMCMLAMERLEMNPDTGNEDLVVYVEIDRCLPDAIQAITGCSLGNRRLKYSDYGKFIATFVDISSGKAVRVSALDDKIDSSQGFWTWLENILISTKPGNLTPEKEEIEFAAHRIYDIPDEELLLLEDVHLEIPENDMPGFPEHVAVCSTCGEHVVDFKEFNVDGRTICRSCTEKSVKLVVNQAYSNILNSEVKS
- the tsaA gene encoding tRNA (N6-threonylcarbamoyladenosine(37)-N6)-methyltransferase TrmO, which encodes MNQVQYNPIGIIHSPFKELHGMPIQPVGARGVKGTIELEKEYETGLKDLDGFSHILLIYHFHLCNGHSLEVKPFLDTVKRGIFATRAPKRPNPIGISVVRLEKIEGSTLHISNVDVVDGTPLLDIKPYIPHFDRDEGEYISIGWFEDKHHEAKDKKSDKRFVE
- a CDS encoding 4Fe-4S binding protein, with amino-acid sequence MPVVIDDDKCGKIENCPGEGLCIKLCEQGALVEENGELVLYPDKCDDCDLCITNCPNQAISKA
- a CDS encoding DUF128 domain-containing protein; this translates as MPQETDRKMMEILRILADRSEVLGAKTIAEELRKKGYDLGERAVRYHMRILDEKGFTERIGYAGRRITPEGIKELEKGLIYDQVDFIFAKFEDMMYQTTLNPTTGLGKVVVNSSTFQYDEKVMEIIKNSFNQGLAVSPHVKITEPSSEDDGNMMVMETICGTTIDGMILKAGIPVVPKFGGLVEVIDHVPKTFTELIAYKKTSMTPLEAFTDKEMTSVLKLAESGSGNIPANFRLIPATARDEAIKLFKNLQKIGVSGLLKIGKPGESILGIPVDKDMVGIAVIGGISPLCAAKEAGYDVDIKMAENTVEFSEMERVATPKNVIKKAGAEQGEKVKFLLSKAWNLIHQVDFDPESLKGQVIVNVSYLKDEDLEEGLKIFDKIMASRPEYCTSKYFQIIPGPDGKKGLATVCSLTIDGILTKNGIASTPQYGGILETEGKSPRFIELTAYNGSSLDPHEIYLSKGLTSVNKSLKKGGRILASLREIPYVARPETLDVLDETEEAGFSILKVGKPSELVYNAKVDRYHVGIVAPGGLNPIAAIKEAGISIEAKAVEMLMDISKMEEF
- the fwdF gene encoding tungsten-dependent formylmethanofuran dehydrogenase subunit FwdF — translated: MSAVERNGNDKRSLDYISDKCVGCGICTSICPTESLRLGPVLPIARGLVDMDYVNVNKNSCVLCGLCASACPFEAFEFKINDENIKDLEAYPQWNHSAYIDNEECLYCKACETACPQDAITIKRELPKRSNLVVGEIDINKDECIYCGICEEMCPPQAINMTVKEQMERDIEVDEDKCVYCLVCKRACPVDAIKAACTSCSYGEYEIDPEDAKIKGRAILQEDKCVNCGWCQEICPVDAAKVIKPFEGEISVNIEECKGESCHACVDVCPCNAASIVDDKSSIEEKFCILCGACSNVCPQKCITIKRDKMNLENIRSKSWQNKLSGLMEGK
- a CDS encoding TOBE domain-containing protein, whose protein sequence is MKISARNTIKGKVEGVEVGAVMASVKIKIEAPDVITAIITKESVKDLDIKDGDEVVAIVKSTEVMVGKK
- a CDS encoding LysR family transcriptional regulator — translated: MTNKRNSPQYPLKIDSKLVFLNKKKYNLLKCINDYGSIKQASQKAKISYRSALNYIKNLENDLDNSVVLTQLGGKGGGGMSKLTENGKKILEEYQKIDSFLNRRIDQGTLEKETSNLALERNFLKVPVMERFWF